A window from Shewanella livingstonensis encodes these proteins:
- the rep gene encoding DNA helicase Rep, translating into MKLNPGQNEAVHYVSGPCLVLAGAGSGKTRVIINKIAYLVEKCGYKARNIAAVTFTNKAAREMKERVAQSMGRKEARGLWISTFHTLGLEIIKREHKVLGLKAGFSLFDDQDTFALLKELTEDELDDDKDLIKSLASAISNWKGGLVIPQQAKSMAKDEQSQLFAMLYARYAQHMKSYNALDFDDLILIPTLLLRTNEEVRTRWQTKIQYLLVDEYQDTNTSQYELVKLLVGQRSRFTVVGDDDQSIYSWRGAKPQNLVLLGTDFPKLKLIKLEQNYRSSQRILRAANILIANNPHVYDKALFSELAYGEPLRVLIAANEEQEAERVVAEIIRHKFVGRTKFGDYAILYRGNHQSRLLERALMTNRIPYKLSGGTSFFSRAEIKDIMGYLRLVVNPDDDNAFLRVVNLPKRGIGPASLERLGNFANQKHISLFEAIFDVELNHHLAPAAVNSLYQFGKFIVDTGELATRGEPVEAIKQLIRKINYEDYLYETSTSAKAAEMRMKNISELYRWVTEMLEGDELDEPMTLPEVVTRLTLRDMMERNSEDEGGDQVQLMTLHASKGLEFPFVFMVGVEERILPHQSSIDEDNVDEERRLAYVGITRAQRELWFVICRERRQFGETMRCEPSRFLLELPQDDLIWENRKPVQTEEQRVETSKSHIANIRDMFKK; encoded by the coding sequence ATGAAACTCAATCCAGGGCAAAATGAAGCCGTCCATTATGTGTCGGGTCCATGCTTAGTGCTTGCTGGCGCGGGGAGTGGTAAAACACGAGTGATCATTAATAAAATTGCTTACCTAGTTGAAAAGTGTGGTTATAAAGCCCGTAATATTGCAGCCGTCACTTTTACTAACAAAGCCGCACGAGAAATGAAAGAACGTGTGGCCCAGTCTATGGGACGCAAAGAAGCCCGTGGATTATGGATTTCGACTTTTCACACCTTAGGGCTCGAAATTATTAAGCGCGAGCATAAAGTGCTTGGGCTTAAAGCCGGTTTTTCTTTGTTCGATGATCAAGACACCTTTGCATTATTAAAAGAGCTAACCGAAGATGAATTAGATGACGATAAAGATCTGATCAAATCCCTCGCCTCTGCAATATCGAACTGGAAGGGCGGGTTAGTCATTCCTCAGCAAGCAAAAAGTATGGCAAAAGATGAACAAAGCCAATTATTTGCCATGTTGTATGCTCGCTATGCTCAGCATATGAAGTCCTACAATGCGCTCGATTTTGATGACCTAATCTTAATTCCTACCTTATTACTGCGCACAAATGAAGAAGTGCGTACCCGTTGGCAAACTAAAATTCAGTACTTGCTGGTGGATGAGTATCAAGATACCAATACCAGCCAATACGAATTAGTTAAATTGTTGGTAGGCCAGCGTTCACGCTTTACTGTGGTTGGCGATGACGATCAGTCTATATATTCTTGGCGCGGGGCCAAACCACAAAACTTGGTATTACTAGGAACCGACTTCCCAAAACTTAAATTGATTAAGTTAGAGCAGAACTATCGCTCCAGCCAACGCATTCTTCGTGCGGCCAATATTTTGATTGCCAACAATCCTCACGTGTACGACAAGGCATTATTTAGTGAATTAGCTTATGGTGAGCCGCTAAGAGTGTTAATTGCCGCTAACGAAGAACAGGAAGCGGAGCGAGTAGTGGCTGAAATTATTCGGCATAAGTTTGTTGGTCGTACTAAGTTTGGTGATTACGCTATTTTATACCGTGGTAATCATCAGTCTCGTTTACTTGAACGGGCGTTAATGACTAACCGTATTCCTTATAAATTAAGTGGTGGTACTTCTTTTTTCTCTCGTGCAGAAATTAAAGATATCATGGGTTATTTACGTTTAGTGGTGAACCCGGACGATGACAACGCCTTTTTACGAGTGGTTAATTTACCTAAACGCGGCATAGGCCCTGCATCACTGGAGCGTTTAGGTAATTTTGCTAATCAAAAGCATATCTCGTTATTTGAAGCGATTTTTGATGTTGAACTGAATCATCATTTAGCACCAGCTGCGGTCAACTCACTGTATCAGTTTGGTAAATTTATTGTTGATACTGGCGAGCTCGCAACCCGTGGTGAACCGGTAGAAGCAATTAAACAGCTTATTCGCAAAATCAATTACGAAGATTACTTATACGAAACTAGCACTAGCGCTAAAGCGGCTGAAATGCGCATGAAAAACATTTCAGAGTTGTACCGTTGGGTTACTGAAATGCTTGAAGGTGATGAGTTAGATGAACCGATGACGCTACCCGAAGTGGTCACCCGATTAACCCTGCGTGACATGATGGAACGTAACAGTGAGGATGAAGGCGGCGACCAGGTTCAGTTAATGACCTTACATGCCTCTAAAGGACTGGAATTTCCTTTTGTGTTCATGGTGGGCGTTGAAGAAAGGATCTTGCCACATCAGTCGAGTATTGACGAAGACAATGTTGATGAAGAACGACGTCTGGCGTACGTGGGTATTACCCGTGCACAACGTGAATTGTGGTTTGTGATATGCCGTGAGCGCCGCCAATTTGGTGAAACGATGCGTTGTGAACCCAGTCGTTTTTTACTTGAGTTACCACAAGATGATTTAATTTGGGAAAATCGTAAGCCGGTGCAAACGGAAGAGCAACGTGTCGAAACCAGTAAAAGTCATATTGCCAATATACGCGATATGTTTAAAAAGTAA
- a CDS encoding diguanylate cyclase domain-containing protein: protein MDTNISHSTTSPRVEHLQKRIARLKRLAKKYKRSEIIQNALLGISNIATQVTSLDDFYQRVHLHLQQLIPAENFFIASQDPKTGLTSLPFFADQQDSHPTELYPDQEISALLNSGLTGYVLRNGEPLLCDDNKFNELIASGDIKSLGSPSHQWLGVPIKTQDIVSGVLVVQSYNEANTYGELELELMGFICHHISGVMERLEHHQQLEQAIIERTKELSQAYEKVKKEITERVKAEELQKVLFEIADLSASNVLQQDFYLRLHNIISQLIPAHNCFISLIDDNNMLSFPFYVSQMTAEYPASRPMQDGLTEYILQHKLPRLLSAKDITRMVSMGEIYAQSPQLNKTDRMHQWIGIPLIINGDVAGALTIYSLDDAHIYQLKDLELLTFVSQHMANAIERKLAAESLKNSHELLEDKVVKRTRALAELNNNLQQEINQRRKMEDQLLHDAQHDGLTGLPNRSYLMERLSQALKHLRRHGLDQFSLLFIDLDRFKVINDSFGHLEGDRFLIETSQRIKSCIRDNDTLARMGGDEFVILLDRINATEDAVEVCERILQTLSMPYQLAKQEFISGASIGVAFSGRNKLVTSESLLRDADAAMYQAKANGKGCYVIFDDKLSAQSKLQHELEIDFKKALEQQEFKILYVEVVDFTTGEIIAIEPQVEWHHPKQGLIEHTKMKRLAVQYQLTLNLDAYIFTHLNEHFQSLKQYYGANIHFHLSISSQHIKNKFVLRNLKNTIKGSSIELSKLMLFFNEKALVQDTENHINGFELISQLGAQIGIDGYGTGYSSLSCLSFLPIKALKLDEDISKHLLNDKQLQLVKAYQLTAATLQFDMYATTVDTQQQVRQFLDLGYVRGQGRALSKLFCEKKKPHKACA from the coding sequence ATGGATACTAACATTAGTCACTCAACAACGTCTCCTAGAGTCGAGCATCTACAAAAAAGGATCGCCCGCTTAAAACGTTTGGCTAAAAAATATAAGCGTTCTGAAATTATTCAAAACGCATTACTGGGTATTTCCAATATTGCGACTCAGGTGACTTCACTTGATGATTTTTATCAACGAGTACATTTACACCTGCAACAGCTTATTCCTGCAGAAAACTTTTTTATTGCATCTCAAGATCCTAAAACAGGATTGACAAGTTTACCTTTTTTTGCAGACCAACAAGATTCGCACCCAACAGAACTCTATCCAGATCAAGAAATATCGGCACTCCTTAATAGTGGCCTAACCGGTTATGTGCTTCGTAACGGTGAACCTTTATTATGCGACGATAATAAGTTTAATGAATTAATAGCCAGTGGCGATATTAAAAGTCTTGGCTCACCAAGTCATCAATGGCTCGGTGTACCCATCAAGACCCAAGATATTGTCAGCGGTGTATTGGTCGTACAAAGCTATAACGAAGCCAATACCTATGGTGAACTAGAACTAGAATTAATGGGTTTCATCTGCCATCATATTTCAGGGGTAATGGAACGACTCGAGCATCATCAACAACTTGAACAAGCTATTATTGAACGCACTAAAGAACTCAGCCAAGCTTATGAGAAAGTCAAAAAAGAAATAACAGAGCGTGTTAAAGCTGAAGAACTGCAAAAAGTTTTATTCGAAATAGCCGATCTATCTGCATCCAATGTGCTCCAGCAAGACTTTTATTTACGCCTTCACAATATTATTAGTCAGCTTATTCCTGCGCATAACTGTTTTATTTCTTTAATTGACGATAACAATATGTTGTCATTTCCTTTTTATGTTTCGCAAATGACCGCTGAATATCCTGCCTCTCGTCCCATGCAGGATGGATTAACCGAATACATATTACAACATAAGTTACCGCGATTATTATCGGCTAAAGACATCACTCGCATGGTCTCCATGGGGGAGATTTATGCACAGTCACCGCAATTAAATAAAACCGATAGAATGCATCAATGGATAGGTATTCCATTGATCATCAATGGTGATGTGGCTGGGGCATTAACCATTTACAGCTTAGATGACGCCCATATTTATCAATTGAAAGATCTAGAACTACTCACGTTTGTCTCCCAACATATGGCGAATGCTATTGAGCGCAAATTAGCTGCTGAGTCACTCAAAAACAGCCATGAACTATTAGAAGATAAAGTGGTAAAACGCACTAGAGCACTCGCTGAACTAAACAATAATCTTCAACAAGAAATTAACCAACGCCGTAAAATGGAAGATCAACTACTGCACGATGCTCAGCATGATGGACTAACGGGTTTACCTAATCGTAGCTATTTAATGGAGCGTTTGTCACAAGCATTAAAACACTTACGCAGGCATGGATTAGATCAATTTTCATTACTATTTATTGATCTTGATAGATTCAAAGTGATCAATGATTCTTTTGGTCACTTAGAAGGCGATCGTTTTTTGATTGAGACGTCGCAACGTATAAAATCATGTATTCGCGACAATGATACTCTGGCCCGTATGGGCGGCGATGAATTTGTTATATTACTTGACCGAATCAATGCTACTGAAGATGCAGTAGAAGTCTGTGAGCGTATTTTACAGACGTTATCTATGCCGTATCAGCTAGCCAAACAAGAGTTTATTTCTGGTGCCAGTATTGGTGTTGCTTTTAGTGGCCGCAATAAATTAGTCACTAGCGAATCGCTTCTTAGAGACGCTGACGCAGCTATGTATCAGGCCAAAGCTAATGGCAAAGGCTGTTACGTGATTTTTGATGACAAGCTCAGTGCCCAATCTAAATTACAGCATGAGTTAGAGATTGATTTTAAGAAGGCGCTTGAGCAACAAGAGTTTAAAATACTCTACGTTGAGGTAGTTGACTTTACCACAGGTGAAATTATTGCTATCGAACCGCAAGTTGAGTGGCATCATCCAAAACAGGGCCTCATTGAACACACAAAAATGAAACGTTTAGCGGTGCAATATCAACTAACGCTTAATTTAGATGCTTATATATTTACCCATTTAAATGAACATTTTCAATCGCTCAAGCAGTATTATGGTGCCAATATTCATTTTCATTTATCGATTAGCAGTCAACACATTAAAAACAAGTTTGTTTTACGTAATCTCAAAAATACCATCAAAGGCAGCAGTATCGAGTTAAGTAAGCTAATGTTGTTTTTTAACGAAAAAGCCTTAGTGCAAGACACTGAAAATCATATCAATGGTTTTGAGTTAATCTCACAACTTGGGGCACAAATCGGTATCGATGGCTATGGTACGGGTTACAGTTCATTAAGCTGCCTCAGTTTTTTACCGATTAAAGCGTTAAAACTGGATGAAGACATTAGTAAACACTTACTCAATGACAAACAATTACAGTTAGTAAAGGCTTACCAGTTAACAGCAGCCACCCTCCAGTTTGATATGTATGCCACTACCGTAGACACACAGCAACAGGTAAGACAATTTTTAGACCTCGGTTATGTACGTGGCCAAGGTCGTGCATTAAGTAAGTTATTTTGTGAAAAAAAAAAGCCCCATAAAGCCTGTGCCTAA
- a CDS encoding bifunctional diguanylate cyclase/phosphodiesterase: MTLFRQIYALLFGLFLLTIASVAYVQFSETQGFLSKQMESDLNNASNSLGLMLTPVLEAADDAGAETLVNVIFEGGYYQQIKLTWLVGGKQQVWNNSVRVDNVPQWFIDLNLFKTIKKQTTITSGWLQLATLEITAHPGFGYQELWRIITDIIILFSILFLIAIICARVGLSWILKPLNTLSVHAKKIAERQFGPDMPTPKTKELKELVNAFNSMSAQLKQVFNSLDEEVSALRKKNLVDQVSGLPNRQYMVSRVNGWLSEPSTGALYLVKMDWLEEVHSKYGFQVRDETIRVLAEKLQHHQDEISSSVIARIAAYEFAFLVEDCEHEQLTKYLQSLIRTVNKEISKSGCKPNEQFYIGVAERLGQMTVSDMLAQADNALQQSIKDGKVFHWFENTQKQLFTREEWRSNLNHAIKNKKFQFRWQPIQLCARDEICQRELYCQLQIGETTLHAGQFMPYVELLSLGTMLDRCLIETVNEHRLFERNYERVAINLTYQSIGDTDFHMWLKQFLRANKFADRICFEIPEASVYSDLESCENLCKVIRDSGAHFGIDHFGRQFGSMAYLQSLRPNYVKLDQSLAYIEDNQHNSELCRALVNVAKGLDIQVIVTGIQEATQLTRFTDLRVDAYQGFIVPPVNVKL; the protein is encoded by the coding sequence ATGACCCTGTTCAGGCAGATCTATGCGTTACTTTTCGGGCTGTTCTTGTTAACTATTGCAAGTGTAGCCTATGTACAATTTTCGGAAACCCAAGGTTTCTTATCCAAACAAATGGAATCTGATCTCAATAATGCCAGTAACTCATTAGGATTAATGTTAACGCCGGTTTTAGAAGCCGCTGATGATGCTGGAGCAGAAACATTAGTTAATGTTATTTTTGAGGGCGGCTACTATCAGCAAATCAAGTTAACTTGGTTAGTGGGTGGCAAACAACAAGTTTGGAATAATTCTGTTCGAGTAGACAATGTCCCTCAATGGTTTATAGATCTTAACTTGTTCAAAACCATAAAAAAACAAACCACGATTACCTCTGGTTGGTTACAACTTGCCACACTTGAAATTACCGCTCACCCTGGATTTGGCTATCAAGAGTTATGGCGGATTATTACTGACATTATTATTCTGTTTTCTATCTTATTCCTCATTGCGATTATATGTGCAAGAGTAGGGTTGAGTTGGATTTTAAAACCATTAAATACTCTTTCTGTACACGCAAAGAAAATTGCTGAACGCCAATTTGGTCCAGACATGCCAACGCCAAAAACTAAAGAACTGAAAGAGCTAGTTAATGCTTTTAACAGTATGTCTGCTCAATTAAAACAAGTATTTAACTCTCTTGATGAAGAAGTATCCGCATTAAGAAAGAAAAATCTCGTCGATCAAGTTTCAGGGCTACCCAATAGGCAATATATGGTCAGTCGAGTGAATGGTTGGTTAAGTGAGCCTAGTACTGGAGCGCTTTACTTAGTCAAAATGGATTGGTTAGAAGAAGTTCATAGTAAATACGGTTTCCAAGTTCGTGATGAAACTATTCGTGTTTTGGCCGAAAAACTACAGCATCATCAAGATGAAATATCCTCATCTGTTATCGCCCGCATTGCAGCCTATGAATTCGCCTTCCTTGTTGAAGATTGTGAACATGAGCAACTAACTAAATATTTACAAAGCTTAATACGTACCGTAAATAAAGAAATATCTAAGTCTGGCTGCAAACCAAACGAACAGTTTTATATTGGTGTTGCAGAGCGTTTAGGACAAATGACAGTATCAGATATGTTGGCTCAAGCAGATAATGCACTGCAACAGTCTATTAAAGACGGCAAGGTGTTCCATTGGTTTGAGAACACTCAAAAGCAATTATTTACCCGAGAGGAATGGCGTAGTAATTTAAATCACGCTATAAAGAACAAAAAATTCCAATTCCGTTGGCAGCCAATTCAACTCTGTGCCAGAGATGAAATTTGTCAACGCGAACTATATTGCCAACTTCAAATAGGCGAAACAACCCTGCACGCAGGTCAGTTTATGCCGTACGTGGAATTGCTATCATTAGGTACAATGCTTGACCGGTGTTTAATTGAAACCGTTAACGAGCATCGCTTATTTGAACGTAATTATGAACGTGTGGCCATAAACCTCACTTATCAAAGTATCGGCGATACTGATTTCCACATGTGGTTGAAGCAGTTTCTACGAGCCAACAAATTTGCCGATCGTATTTGTTTTGAAATCCCAGAAGCGAGTGTGTATAGCGACTTGGAGTCTTGTGAAAACCTCTGTAAAGTTATTCGCGACTCTGGTGCACATTTTGGTATTGACCATTTTGGTCGTCAATTTGGCTCTATGGCATACTTACAGAGCTTGCGTCCAAACTATGTCAAACTTGACCAATCTCTGGCTTATATTGAAGATAACCAACACAACAGTGAATTATGCCGTGCTTTAGTCAATGTGGCTAAGGGATTAGATATTCAAGTGATTGTGACTGGGATACAAGAAGCGACACAATTGACCAGATTTACGGATCTCAGAGTCGATGCTTATCAAGGCTTCATTGTACCGCCAGTTAATGTGAAACTATAA
- a CDS encoding transglutaminase-like cysteine peptidase → MTSALLVSCLFAAPTQELNQQKTVSALSKRYGDRAGLRANAWFKIISDSQQLAEIDKLEKVNQFFNLFRFIDDQTLWGDSNYWASPMEFIGANGGDCEDFSIAKYFTLLQLGVPEDKLRITMVKATSLNQYHMVLAYYEKPNSIPLVLDNLDKTIKLATKRKDLLPVYSFNGKQLWLNKEKGRGVLAGSSSRLEKWTDLKLRLGVDRLRQPKLNME, encoded by the coding sequence ATGACATCGGCCCTTTTAGTTTCATGCTTATTCGCAGCCCCGACTCAAGAATTAAACCAACAAAAAACAGTTTCAGCACTTTCGAAACGCTATGGAGACCGAGCAGGATTACGCGCAAATGCTTGGTTTAAAATCATTAGTGATTCGCAACAACTTGCTGAAATCGATAAATTAGAGAAAGTTAATCAGTTCTTTAACTTATTTAGATTCATTGATGATCAAACTCTATGGGGCGATTCCAACTATTGGGCATCTCCGATGGAGTTTATAGGGGCTAATGGCGGCGATTGTGAAGATTTTTCCATCGCAAAATACTTCACGCTTCTACAACTTGGTGTTCCTGAAGATAAACTCAGGATCACCATGGTAAAAGCGACATCGTTGAATCAATATCATATGGTGCTAGCGTACTACGAAAAGCCGAATTCGATTCCGTTAGTACTCGACAATTTAGATAAAACCATAAAACTGGCAACAAAACGAAAAGATCTCCTGCCTGTTTACAGCTTCAATGGTAAACAATTATGGTTAAACAAAGAAAAAGGCCGAGGTGTTTTAGCAGGCTCATCATCACGCCTTGAAAAATGGACTGACCTTAAACTTAGATTAGGTGTAGACCGTTTACGCCAACCCAAACTCAACATGGAGTAG
- a CDS encoding OmpA family protein: MKYLVILLALITTAGCSVNDIVESTASTPQKFDLADSDRDGVIMARERCTGTVIGAAVDNYGCGRITDINERQDLKILFSNNSVVIDTQYYNQIERVAKIMTTYPTTKVTIEGHTSKRGSYELNLALSQKRAKAVIDVLENTFNIDPSRLASIGYSFDRPIDNSGTAEAEERNRRVVAEVTADDTIPEMRWNIYTVDEQID; this comes from the coding sequence ATGAAATATTTAGTGATTTTACTCGCATTGATTACAACAGCGGGCTGTTCAGTCAACGATATTGTCGAGTCAACGGCGTCTACGCCACAAAAATTTGATCTTGCTGATAGCGATCGCGATGGGGTAATTATGGCTCGTGAACGTTGTACCGGTACTGTGATTGGTGCCGCCGTAGACAACTATGGTTGTGGACGCATAACGGACATAAATGAACGCCAAGATTTAAAAATTCTATTTAGTAATAATTCTGTTGTTATTGATACTCAATATTATAACCAAATTGAACGAGTCGCTAAAATAATGACCACCTACCCGACCACTAAGGTGACGATTGAAGGTCATACAAGCAAACGCGGGAGCTATGAGCTTAATTTAGCCTTATCTCAGAAACGCGCTAAGGCGGTTATCGACGTATTAGAAAATACATTTAATATCGATCCAAGTCGCTTAGCTTCAATTGGTTATAGTTTTGATCGACCTATTGATAACAGCGGCACAGCTGAAGCGGAAGAGCGTAATCGTCGTGTAGTCGCAGAAGTCACCGCCGATGATACCATTCCAGAAATGAGATGGAATATCTATACTGTTGATGAGCAAATTGACTAA
- a CDS encoding TolC family outer membrane protein, giving the protein MITIINQQKKLSVIALAISMLIAPTASSQTLEQAVAHTLDTNPDLRIAFNRFKAREEQVNQAVAGYMPTVDISAGYGWEQTDSPSTRRKVGQGDVDSDGMIDLERGEAGFSIKQMLFDGFYTSSEVDRYSYEASADQWALFAAAEDMALDVAKVYLNYIRSEQVLVLSEKNLASHKEIYDQIKQRTDSGLGSIADLSQITGRLARANANVISAKNNLEDARAAYIRIVEAKPDDLILPVPDADMLPESLDKGLVAAKSKHPVLKSAESDINAAKKERSSAKASYFPQLSLELNGNWNNDTDGEDGYSAINSQNVNGYNNDLVAMVRVKYNLFSGGKDVSRDRETAYKVNEAKEIQQRAYRQVVEGVSLAWNAYEMLAPQKQFIREHVVAAKQTQVAYVQQFNLGQRTLLDLLDTENELFEARKDYLQTEYDEIAARYRVLNATGDLLDSLRVTRPGEWRGEHDYEGGVK; this is encoded by the coding sequence ATGATAACTATTATAAATCAACAAAAAAAGTTAAGTGTAATAGCACTAGCTATATCAATGTTGATAGCGCCAACAGCCTCAAGCCAAACACTTGAGCAAGCTGTTGCGCATACGCTAGACACAAATCCAGATTTACGCATCGCTTTTAATCGTTTTAAAGCGCGCGAAGAGCAAGTTAATCAGGCTGTAGCAGGTTATATGCCTACTGTTGACATTTCTGCTGGCTATGGCTGGGAGCAAACAGATAGCCCTTCTACTCGTCGTAAAGTGGGTCAAGGTGATGTTGATAGCGACGGTATGATTGATTTAGAACGTGGCGAAGCCGGTTTTAGTATCAAACAAATGTTATTTGACGGCTTTTATACCAGCAGCGAAGTCGATCGCTATTCGTATGAAGCCAGTGCTGATCAGTGGGCATTATTTGCTGCTGCTGAAGATATGGCATTAGACGTTGCAAAGGTTTACTTAAACTATATTCGTAGTGAACAAGTATTAGTATTATCTGAGAAAAATCTCGCGAGCCATAAAGAGATTTATGATCAAATAAAACAGCGAACTGATTCTGGATTAGGATCAATAGCAGATTTATCGCAAATCACTGGTCGTCTTGCTCGCGCAAACGCCAATGTCATTTCGGCTAAAAACAATTTAGAAGATGCACGTGCAGCCTATATAAGAATTGTTGAAGCAAAGCCTGATGACTTAATTTTGCCCGTGCCTGATGCCGATATGCTACCCGAAAGTTTAGATAAAGGGCTTGTGGCAGCAAAATCGAAACACCCAGTGTTGAAATCAGCAGAAAGCGACATCAATGCTGCTAAAAAAGAGCGTAGCTCAGCCAAAGCCAGTTATTTCCCACAATTAAGCTTAGAACTTAATGGTAATTGGAATAACGATACTGACGGTGAAGATGGTTACAGCGCAATTAACAGCCAAAATGTTAACGGCTATAACAATGATTTAGTTGCTATGGTTCGGGTTAAATATAACCTTTTCTCTGGTGGTAAAGATGTCTCTAGAGATAGAGAAACAGCTTATAAAGTCAACGAAGCTAAAGAAATTCAACAGCGCGCATATCGTCAAGTGGTTGAAGGTGTCTCTTTGGCTTGGAATGCCTATGAAATGCTAGCACCACAAAAGCAGTTCATCCGTGAACACGTTGTGGCAGCAAAACAGACTCAAGTGGCTTATGTGCAACAATTTAACTTAGGTCAACGTACCCTTCTCGATTTACTCGATACCGAGAATGAGCTATTTGAAGCACGTAAAGATTACTTACAAACTGAGTATGACGAAATTGCTGCACGCTATAGAGTACTGAATGCGACTGGCGATCTACTCGACTCACTTAGAGTTACACGTCCAGGAGAATGGCGTGGTGAGCATGATTATGAGGGAGGTGTTAAATAA
- a CDS encoding HlyD family type I secretion periplasmic adaptor subunit: protein MSKHLTTKDLEMVDDVYGAMMTDAPSGHRLIIWSLAAMMVCFFIWAYFSELDQVTTGTGKVIPSSQIQIIQSLDGGILQEIYVQEGLMVTKGQPLARIDDTRFRSDFDQQEQEVFGLQTNIIRMRTELDSIIISDMSSDWRQQVKITKQNLVFPQTIIDEEPELVKRQQEEYSIRLDSLSNQLEILVRQIQQRQQEIEELASRIGTLTTSFQLVSRELELTRPLARKGIVPEVELLKLERIVNDIQGELQSVRLLRPKVKASMDEAILKRREAVFVYATDLRAQLNEMQTKLSRMNQAQKGAFDKVSKAVIASPVIGTIKKINFNTLGGVVQPGEEIMEIVPSEDKLLIETKITPKDIAFLHPGLPAIVKVTAYDFTRYGGLKGTVEHISADTSQDEEGNSFYIVKVRTEESSLLKDDGTEMPIIPGMLTSVDVITGKKSILEYILNPILRAKDTALRER from the coding sequence ATGAGTAAACATCTAACAACGAAAGATCTAGAAATGGTTGATGACGTTTACGGTGCCATGATGACCGATGCTCCGTCAGGACATCGTCTTATTATATGGTCACTAGCGGCGATGATGGTGTGCTTTTTTATTTGGGCATACTTCTCAGAATTAGATCAAGTAACAACGGGAACCGGTAAAGTCATTCCATCGTCACAAATTCAAATTATTCAGAGTTTAGATGGCGGTATTTTACAAGAAATTTATGTACAAGAAGGACTAATGGTTACCAAAGGGCAACCTTTAGCGCGCATTGACGACACACGATTTCGCTCTGATTTCGACCAACAAGAACAAGAGGTCTTCGGGTTACAAACCAACATCATTCGTATGCGTACTGAATTAGACAGTATTATCATTTCAGATATGTCTTCAGACTGGCGCCAACAAGTTAAAATAACTAAACAGAACTTGGTATTTCCACAAACTATTATTGACGAAGAGCCTGAGCTGGTTAAGCGTCAACAAGAAGAATATTCAATTCGGCTTGATAGTTTAAGTAATCAATTAGAAATTCTAGTGCGTCAAATCCAACAACGTCAACAAGAAATTGAAGAGTTAGCCTCTAGAATTGGTACTCTTACAACGAGTTTTCAATTAGTATCACGCGAGCTTGAATTAACTAGGCCGCTGGCACGTAAAGGAATTGTGCCTGAAGTTGAACTACTTAAACTTGAGCGCATAGTGAATGATATTCAAGGTGAGTTACAATCAGTGAGACTCTTGCGCCCAAAAGTAAAAGCGTCTATGGATGAAGCCATCTTAAAGCGCCGGGAGGCAGTGTTTGTTTACGCCACTGATTTACGTGCACAGCTCAATGAAATGCAAACCAAATTATCTCGTATGAATCAGGCACAAAAAGGCGCGTTTGATAAAGTCAGTAAAGCCGTCATTGCCTCTCCTGTTATCGGTACAATTAAAAAAATTAACTTTAATACCTTGGGCGGCGTTGTGCAGCCTGGCGAAGAAATTATGGAAATTGTTCCATCAGAAGATAAGCTACTGATAGAAACTAAAATTACCCCTAAAGATATTGCTTTTCTACATCCTGGACTACCCGCTATTGTGAAAGTCACCGCTTATGACTTCACTCGTTATGGTGGACTGAAAGGAACCGTTGAGCATATTAGTGCTGATACATCGCAGGATGAAGAAGGTAACAGTTTTTATATTGTAAAAGTGCGAACAGAAGAGTCTAGTTTATTGAAAGACGATGGCACAGAGATGCCAATAATCCCAGGAATGCTCACATCAGTAGATGTCATAACTGGGAAAAAATCCATACTTGAGTATATTTTAAATCCAATACTAAGAGCGAAAGATACCGCTCTTAGAGAGCGCTAA